GACAAAACACCATTAAGGCTGATCCTTTAGCTGTATCAAAACGCtttgcaggagatgttaaaaacattaaccGTTTACGGACAGGTGCACTTCTAGGTGAATGCAGTAGAAAACAACAGGCAACCAACCATCCTGTCAACTGACTCGTTTGTCTGcatcagtctctgcccaccgaacCCTTAACACAAGCAATGGCATTGTAGGAGACCGGGGTAGACTTTTTGCTAAGAAGCTGGAAATGGATATTGTCACCGAGATGAAAGAAGAAGGTGCTATATATGCCTCTTTCTACACTCCGACTGCTCCAAAGTAAGTAAAGGCTGGCTACTGCCATATCAAAGTGGAGGCATACATACCAAATCTATTAAGATGTTTTAATGGCTCCTACCATGGAACGTTCTTGTTCCGCCTCTCgagcacagaattaaaccatttatttctctATAAGGATTTGTATGGCAGTCTTCCTTTGGTCCGTCTCTTGGGTTCAGAATTCAGCCCTTTATTCCTACTGCTGGCACTGACCTTCTACATTTAAAGaatcagaaactaatcaattgcagtataagcaagaatataatcgatgagaaaataaaatataatacttACAAAGCCGTATTTAGACAGCGGCCCAACGATGGTGGCACCGTAGACTGTGCCagtgtcactggatccagaacaatatcttccaaaTTACTGGATggcagctctatttttacagcagaggcAAAccccatattaacagctctcaatatattcaaagacagcgtaaacataaacaatgatTCGATTGACAGATCActttttttgtggatgattttaatatttcttgtcgtggggtaaacatatgcaaactattgaggggcaactgcagttgtgtttaaacaaaaactTAATAGATAGTGTCTTGAGaacggtttcaaattttctaaatcgaaaacgaattgtatacatttttgtagacgatataaaccacactgattacggctccatcgtatatggtggagcctgcaaaagcaaccttaaacttcttgattctgtccaccaccaaggttttaACACCttgtctttacgttgaggccgaggaaccatctcttacacaacgtcgtataaaataaTCCTCACAGTACACTACtaaaattacactctaatgaatctaaacGTGCATATAACGacgtgttcaatccactttatggggatttgtacgacaagaagtcttctcttgttccacctctagggcacagaatttaACCCTTCCTTActtcggccggcattgggctggaacacatagctccttcccgccttctttcttctcctccttggcagttggttagacctaacattaacttcatgtaaaaaaccaaaaactaatgtcttacaatataaacaagaatataattatataatcaattaaaaagtaaatattgcaattacaaacccttatttacaaatGGTTCCAatgacggtggtgcagtagcttgtgccactgtcttTGGATCGAGAAcagtatcttctagaattccagatagcAGCTCCATTTTTTCTGCAGAAGCAAATGCcacattaacagctcttaaatatattcaaagacaccctaaacataaacagtatataatcttctccttctctctttcttgccttcaggctattaaaaatcgttcttgtaaacatccacttttaatagaaatcattGAATTATTTAATGATCTTGCTAATGACCAATACGagatcgtcttttgttggttacccggcCATGTCGGCATTTCCTGTAAcacgatggctgatcttgctgccaaggcagctctcaccaaatctgtgacaccacttattattccttattctgactagaCCTGAAAATTTCACGCATATGAattgggaatgtgaatgtgtgaaaacattctggcTGAAACTGAAAGAGTATGTCGGAGATaaagcaacaacaaaaattaccctgacaaaatatacagtctttATTGGTGGAAATAATACTGACCTAATGAACCACATATTTCTTGCTGGTAAAAAATACACCcatgtatcaagtattaaaacaccaagttatcaatggatacatttctaaaaatactgggtgatattttcaaaactgattgCTAATAAGATTACTAAAATATTACAATTTGACGGAAAATGGTCACTCCTACTGACATATTTCCAGTATCTATAATATCTACCCATATGAACTTGTGTCTTCCTGTTTCCTTTTACTGTTGCATTGTGTATTTGTGTCGACTAGATAGTGTAAGGAATATGCAAGGCATGTTAAGGGTAGTTTGATACTTTTGACTGTTTACTGTGTATAATGCACAATTCATTTATGGTACGTTCAGTTTTCTGTCAATTGATAGTTACAAGTAGGTCTGTAAGGAATATAAGGAAGAACACGATTAAGTTAGAAAGAAGAACAAAATAATATTTCGTTCAACGCATTGCTGCTTTATGGCTTATATTAACTTCTTAATGGGATACCTTCCGGCCCATCCAAATATAGATTCAGTAGATAAATCTTGAAAAGTACATTACATCAGTACTGCAAATAGTGAGTAAAATTGTATTTTACGATAACGTTTATCGTAAGTAGTAATAGAAGAGTCTCTAAggattatttttcaaaaataagatTTCCTGCAGTTAGTTAACGTTTTGTCCCCAAAACTTGTTGGTTTTCGCTAAACCAATTGGAAGGCTAAACCCACGTGACCAAAGACACGTTTATATTCTTATTTCAGGGGATAATACCATGAGGGACTATTTGTAATTCAGTTCCGACAAACCCCACGTTTCTCGTCTTTCAAGTTATACAAGTTTGCTGTCTTTGATGTCGACTTGGTACATGTCCATAGACCATACGGGATTGTCGCTACCGTTTTAGGTGTCTCCCTCGTATTCACTCATTTGGGTATAAACACCTTACGCTCACATGATCCAATAATGGCTTTTCCAATCGACgggctgctgctgctgtcaACACTTTGCTGGTGACCGATTTCATTTGTATGCCCACGAGTCAGGTTATTCCAATGGTGATGACATCCAAAACATGCGGAAAGCATGACCCATTCCGTATTTCAATTTTTTGGGGGTTGTGTTAAATCCTGCTCGTTCTAGTGCAAGAACAGCTGAGGTGCGATCGAATCCCTTGATGATGGCTTGGCTTTGATGGGCTCCAGCCACGCCATGTCTCACCTGGACTTGGTTCTTGACCAGCAGTTGCAACATGGCTCCTATGAATTCTCGTCAGGGATTGATATTGTAAGACGGCAGGCCAGGTCAAGCGACTGCATTTGTACATGCGTTCTAAGGCTTTGGCGACTTCGTTCGTAGTTGTTGGCCTTACCCTGTCGTTGGAGGAGGTTGGTTTGATGGACGCGATTCGGTGTCCAAAAGCCGAATGTCTTTTGGGGATGATCCAAGGTGCTTGCAAGTAAACGTACCAGAGAGCTGGTCTTTAAAGGCAAGTTTTGGCTTTGTCTCCGGAGACTTGAGTGACTTTGGCAACATTTGGGATGGCAGCCGCGCCTTTCTACTATCCGCGTGGACTGTAATAGCATTCCTTGTATGTACTTCGGTTCTTTTCTTTCATATTACGGTGCCTGTACGAGTAAGTGATTTCGTGTCCATGCATGGGCGACAGCAACGTTTTGTTGAGGGTGATCCCACGGATCCTTCCTCTGTCACTTTTTAGGGTGCTTGAAGTGGGTTTTCACCACGTGTTTTTTCATGCCTTTCGCCTTTCTGATTTCTGCAGGGATGGCTTTCTTGATTGACTACATTTTGTACCTTAACGCAATGTATTCAGCGATTGGGGTACTGATGAATTTCTTTTTTCATCTTGCTGTGTACTTTCTTGTTGAGTGGACTGTGTAAAGGATGCTCTTTCGAataatcgctggtgtcgtagaaatggatgttatcagccaTGTCCTCGGCTTCTATACTCAACAATGAATCGTTGTGGTGGTCTACACTCAATTTATGAACAGATGTGACTTTGAATTATAGCTCACTTTAATGCTTCACTTTTTATTGGTGTCATATGTTTATGCTAGTTCTTAGCTGACAGTCTTGTGTTTGTCACGAATGTCTTAAATGCATGGCCTTTTAAGTCGCATTATGGATGAAATACTAGAACTAGAAACAGTGCAAATGGCAAtcctgctgatcactggattgactggtccagactcgattaattactaaccaccaccatataactgaaatattgctgagtgcggcataaaactaaactagctCACTCATTGAAAACGAATAACTGTAAATATCCCCAGAAACAAATTCCCCATGGCGTTATGGAGAAAATAGCTATGAGTCATGTATGAATGGATGACTGAAAATCTGCAGTGACACCAGGTAGTCCCGAACCTCATCCATGTTGAATGCCTATTTACCGACACATCTGATGGATAGgttagtagttaaagcgttcgctcgcgaAGCCGATTTCGATTCACACAAAGTTTCAATGAGTAAAGCTAATGTTTGGGTTCCCCGTCGCGGTGTTCCTGGAATAttctaaagtcactcacttacGTACTAGCGATTAAAACTGTTGAGGGATACCGATGGTATTATCTAACTTTTGTCCTAATAGTACATTCTGACGCATTAAGTAACAATCGTTGAGAGGATGGTACCTCTTGTTCTGCTACTCTTTCACGCGAACCTTCCCAAATGGACAACTAACAGAAAACGAAGTAGTTCATGGTATTGGAATCAAGCTATGCAACATTAAATACACTCAAAGGGTATACAATGTATGAGATTTGCATACGACACAGAGTGACTAGAGTGTCATCTTTCCCACAGACATGGAGGTTCTTCGAGTAATTATGTGCACGTCTGTCCTTACTTAAACGTCCTGCTACGCATAAGCTGTTCTGCATGCAAGTAAATCCCCACCTATATACAGTTATCCCTGCATACATctatcctttcaaacatgtacacTTACATACATCCAAACCTACATCCATGTCCACCAACATAAAACTATtcttacatacatgtacacctacatgCATCCACACCTGCATTCATGTCCACCAACATAAAACTATtcttacatacatgtacacctacatgCATCCACACCTGCATTCATGTCCACCAACATAAAACTATtcttacatacatgtacacctacatgCATCCACACCTGCATTCATGTCCACCAACATAAAACTATtcttacatacatgtacacctacatgCATCCACACCTGCATTCATGTGCCCCTCCATACAACTATTCCTTCACACATGAGCACGTAAACTGTccctacatacatgcacaccTACATACACCCATACCTGCATACAGTGATCCGGCATCATACATATAGCTATTCCTACACTGATATACACCTACGTACATTATCTACACAAAAAtaagaaatatttataatataacCTGTTCATCACACACGTTGTCTTTCCTTACACGACACCCTCTAGAAAAAAACAAGCgcattttgttatattttgttttgcagGTATGTGCTCCTTCATAAACTGTAAATCGAACACCGCCTTTGTGGAGAGACGTCGTGGTGGCTCATCACGAGGAGTCGAGAGTAAGACTTATGTTAAGATCTTCGTTGAAACAAGGTCTTGAGTAATGTTTTCTGCGTGAAACATTCTCATAATATTGAGAGTGATGGGGTATATTTGGGTAATGGTGTAGATGAGAGTTGTGGTATAGACGAGAGTGGGGATGTAGATTGGGTTGGGTATCGGTATGTGCATGAGGATGATGGTGtagatgatggtgacagtgtagatgaggatgaggatgtaGATGAAGGTGAGAACGTAGACGATGTTGTTAGTGTAGACAGTGGTGAGAGCAGACGAGTGTGAAGATGTAGCTGAGGATGATGGTGtagatgatggtgacagtgtagatgaggatgaggatgtaGATGAAGGTGAGAACGTAGACGATGTTGTTAGTGTAGACAGTGGTGAGAGCAGACGAGTGTGAAGATGTAGCTGAGGATGATGGTGtagatgatggtgacagtgtAGGTTGGGGTGGGGATGTAGACGGTGGTGAGAGCAGACGAGTGTGAAGATGTAGCTGAGGATGATGGTGtagatgatggtgacagtgtAGGTTGGGGTGGGGATGTAGACGGTGGTGAGAGCAGACGAGTGTGAAGATGTAGCTGAGGATGATGGTGtagatgatggtgacagtgtAGGTTGGGGTGGGGATGTAGACGGTGGTGAGAGCAGACGAGTGTGAAGATGTAGCTGAGGATGATGGTGtagatgatggtgacagtgtAGGTTGGGGTGGGGATGTAGACGGTGGTGAGAGCAGACGAGTGTGAAGATGTAGCTGAGGATGATGGTGtagatgatggtgacagtgtAGGTTGGGGTGGGGATGTAGACGGTGGTGATGGTGtagatgatggtgacagtgtAGGTTGGGGTGGGGATGTAGACGGTGGTGATGGTGTAGATGGTGGTGACAGTGTAGGTTGGGGTGGGGATGTAGACGGTGGTGATGGTGtagatgatggtgacagtgtAGGTTGGGGTGGGGATGTAGACGGTGGTGATGGTGtagatgatggtgacagtgtAGGTTGGGGTGGGGATGTAGACGGTGGTGATGGTGtagatgatggtgacagtgtAGGTTGGGGTGGGGATGTAGACGGTGGTGATGGTGtagatgatggtgacagtgtaggttgggttggggatgtagacggtggtgatggtgtagatgatggtgacagtgtAGGTTGGGGTGGGGATGTAGACGGTGGTGATGGTGtagatgatggtgacagtgtAGGTTGGGGTGGGGATGTAGACGGTGGTGATGGTGtagatgatggtgacagtgtAGGTTGGGGTGGGGATGTAGACGGTGGTGATGGTGtagatgatggtgacagtgtAGGTTGGGGTGGGGATGTAGACGGTGGTGATGGTGtagatgatggtgacagtgtAGGTTGGGGTGGGGATGTAGACGGTGGTGATGGTGtagatgatggtgacagtgtAGGTTGGGGTGGGGATGTAGACGGTGGTGATGGTGtagatgatggtgacagtgtAGGTTGGGGTGGGGATGTAGCTGAGGATGATGGTGtagatgatggtgacagtgtAGGTTGGGGTGGGGATGTAGACGGTGGTGATGGTGTACATGATGGTGACAGTGTAGGTTCGGGTGGGGATGTAGCTGAGGATGATGGTGtagatgatggtgacagtgtAGGTTGGGGTGGGGATGTAGACGGTGGTGATGGTGtagatgatggtgacagtgtAGGTTGGGGTGGGGATGTAGACGGTGGTGATGATGtagatgatggtgacagtgtAGGTTGGGGTGGGGATGTAGACGGTGGTGATGGTGtagatgatggtgacagtgtAGGTTGGGGTGGGGATGTAGACGGTGGTGATGGTGtagatgatggtgacagtgtAGGTTGGGGTGGGGATGTAGACGGTGGTGATGGTGtagatgatggtgacagtgtAGGTTGGGGTGGGGATGTAGACGGTGGTGATGGTGtagatgatggtgacagtgtAGGTTGGGGTGAGGATGTAGACGGTGATGATGGTGGACATGAAGGTGACAGTGTAGGTTGGGGTGGGGATGTAGACGGTGGTGATGGTGGACATGAAGGTGACAGTGTAGGTTGGGGTGGGGATGTAGACGGTGGTGATGGTGTAGATGATGGTGAAAGAGTAAAGAAGAGGAAATGCGTAACTTGCTACTTGTTACCTTACAGATTGAAATGGTAATTTAGCCAGAAATCAGTTCCAGCACAGGTGATATTTACGGTTACACGTATTCAGTAAAGAACACATTCTAGTGTTTTAGTTTGGTGTTGTGGAAACTGGAACACATAAAGTCCAGAATCAGCACCTACGTCAGCCGCCTGACCTGCTTATCCCCCAGTTTATTATATATGTACGTGGTGAAACAAggttgtatttgtattttgtagaTTCATTTCCAAATCTGCATACCTATCTGAAACGTATTTAAAACGTGATAACTGGACAGGCGGGAGCTTCTCTGGGCGTGACAGGGTAGCTTTGCAGGTAAAACGTCTGATCGTCACTGCCCTGTGTCTCAGCCTTGGCCTACTTTCGGGAGCTTGACAGCTTACTTTCATCCTCAGTATCCAGCCTTGGCCTACTTGAAAGATGATGATACTTCTTCAAGATTATCACTGAGTTAGTCGctattaccatggttacttcTTTATTTGCTGCAATATTCCCTGACGTATGAATTATGTGAGTACTATAGTTACTGTCTCAAAAGACGTAtagatattgccgacgtgaaTTCACGAATGACACATCATTTATCCGTATGAAGGCCACACGGTGTACAGAGAACGTGCATACGTGTGCATTACCGTGATAACATCGCACATGATACGTAACATTAATCACCCAGTCCTAATATATTATTTCTCAGCTTTGACGCTGAATTTTTAATGTGTCCTGTTTTGTCAAACGTGCAGTCCAAAATAAGTGGCAATAAGCACAGGTCACACGGTATGTAGCTCCCTTGAATGCTCAACCGACACTACTTGAACTACACAAATGTGAACCAGGCTACAGCCTCAATCCCGACAATAACAGCTGCGTCAATTTTGTTGTCACAGTTTTTGTCATTTAACTTACTGAGCTGTGTatgttgtttgactagaatTAGATATTGGttaacaagaaacaacaaaGAGGAATGCGTTAGTATGCCTGTTACTATCCTCGATATGTACATTGTTGACTATATGTACACTGTACATTCACCAATACCATTTCACTCGGGAACCTCCATCACTCAAGCGTCAAAGATATATACAACAGTAACCGTCCTAcaatttcttcccccaggatgcaAACCGTATGGTAAAAGATCCACAATATACCAACGTCTTGAGTTCACGAGTAAGCATCATGGGCTTGATACATTAAACAGTGCACTAGAAAGACATGTAAATGTCTTGCTTTCAGGCAAACGCGAAGAACTGGATGTTGCTACCTGTCGAAATACACATGTGTATCGTCAGTCCGAGAGGCACGATGACTCGTGGAGAATGCTAGTTCGATACTGTGCGTAAACTTCTGAGAGCAAAAACTGGAGAATGTTGAAGTTGGATACAATTCAGATGTGGTTACAGAATCTATGAAAAACTAgttttgcttttgttgtttgtttctctagctggtttgttgttttacgccacactatTCCATCTATACAGTCTATacataatcgattctggaccacatcatctggtgatcaacattatgagcatcgattacatgtgtcaataGTATGTCGGGAGTCTGaacacccgatcacgttagtcgtaTCTTACGATAAACATGAGATGCTGAATACCAGTTCAGCCTAATCTTGATGAGCAATGAAATGTGTCTCCCCAGCTGTTCTATGCTACATATCGGGATATATTCCGTATGAAGGCTAGAAGAGGATCGCCGCTGGTGTCACACCTCTACGCATTTTCTTTTATCTTTCTGATAGTGGATGGGATACttaacattttacatttcaCTGACCTATAGCAATCTGAACATGCACTAGAGTGAAAGCAACTGATGCGCTAAAACAGCGAGTTCAACtttcagaaagagagactgagTTGACTTCACATGCTCtaatcatgtggggaattgaacccggattTTCGTCGTGAAGAGTGAACGCGTAGAAGAATGCGCTACCCCAAAACCTTTGCTGCCCTCAAAGactgacaaaatataaactAAACCAAGATATATCACAGCTCCTGAATGGCTCATTAGAAACTATATAGTTTTCTAAACTAAACTTCTATAATAGTTTCCCAACTATAATGGACCTTGTGTAATCTATACTTATCCCTTTATGGCATCTGACAAGAGAACACTCTAAATGTTGACGTGTGTATTCAGCAAGACAGATTGTTTGTGAATATTGCTTGCCATTTATTAGTCATGATATTATACATAAGTTATTTTGTCTGCTGACGTCGCTGATAATAGCCACAGATAGGGGAAGATGTAAATCCTCCCAGGGTACATTAAGGTGATCTGCCGTCAGTGtctgaatatataaatatataatatatatatatttgtgtattatgtcgtttggaaaatatatttatgagaAAAGTTTCCcataaatagtgagtgagttaatatttaacgtcacatcggcaatgttgcagccatatcgtgacgaggacatACGTggcataaaaaataaatatatgtgcatattatgaagaacctgtcgacgaggGACattaaaaccactagactatcatagctagtattaaaactagcgtagaaacttatacaaatacaaaacacgtcacaatttaattctggactcacaaaagtccagaaactctccgcactgtgttTTGAAAACTCAGAATGTAAacttcgtccagaataaatgttttggaggttgtaaatgaataaaaaaatgttaataaagaTCATGACAAATTTCAGctcgttgtgacttgactccgctGCTAGCGATTTTAAagaatctcgcccatgggtgaaaaacatactggcccatggacgagaatatttactttcactgaaaatacatgttttcccatGCTGTAAATACATGAACGTacatttattagtgtcgtgacactaAATTCAGcgtattttgacttaattctgctaatttagagtgattttaACAAAaacctcgcccatgggcgaaaaacatttggcccatgggtgagaatatttacttttattcaaaatacatctttttccatgttttggaggttggaAATGGATGAAAgcatgttcataagtatcatgacacaaatttttgacactcattttgacttagttccgttaatttagagcgatttaacaaGATTTGGCCCAAGGgggagaatatttccttttactccatatatatcttttaacatgtttggaggatgtaaatgaatgaaagaacatttatgagtatcatgacagaaatttcaactcattttgacttaactCCGCTAACTGAGAGCGACTTTAAAAAGTCTACTCTCTTCAAGGCTCATTCCTATTAGTTATTAGAGTGTCCTCcagttttatgtatttttcacTCGATAGGTatggaaaattaattaggtgatgtgggtatgtcatgcctggttgatttctcaggattaggtgaattgggtatgggagaGTACATGtactatgatcagaggggatttaACCAGTCTGACAATTGTTAAGTCTGACCAGGGGGACTATAACAAGCTGatttaacacatgtgatctaacgatagttttgcgttcttagcatgttttggaagtgaTGGCCGTCGAGTATGATTTAttctctcattcattcacatatgtacttatttcttttattatttctttcattcattcacatatacttttTGCTCGTaattcattcgttcgttcgttcattgaatgattgattcattcatttattcattgattcgttaattgattgattgattgattgattcgtTGTAAggtttcgactgatacagtaaactgtctGAAGTACGGTTAAGCGCAGCCAAAGTTGAGATGGAAAcaaaccaagtcactgtgtgcgttgtaGCATGACGAGGCGCgtgttaattagtacaaatggtaaagaatttcaaagcaagcgagtgacctgttcctgttgtagattattcctggtctgataaataggagaataccccataacaCCTCGGTCGAAGGAAAGCTGGGATGGGCAAACGGGAtgactaaaaatggagaccacaatattaaaacaaaacatgctaaactgggtaggtacactcaaaactactgggtaggtacactttccaagcgtAAGGTTTTGCCCACGATAGAATTTAGTCAACAACATAAACTTTGAGTACATATCGTGTGTCGTCTGAAAAGAAACACAGGTCTAGTGgtttgtgtttcctttgtgagGGTTTTTACAAGGCCATTAGCTCACGACTGGTGACGCGTGACGTCCTGGACAGAAGGGTAGAGTATTTTGAGTTTTTCCTTAATTACCCAGTCAATGCAGTTTACAGATCTCACAAcattgtttattaatgtgttacACTCTTAATtaggactttcacaaataacttcagctTCATAGAAATAGCTTGAATTTcgttatatttacagaatacctaaattcaaaagaatctcaaggcttagtattctaattctgtatatgttgctggaagtaaaggtcTGCGTTCAGGACTCGtaaagatctggagtagaacagggcttcagcaacccttgcttgccataaaagacgactatgtttgtcgtgagaggcgactaacgggatcgggtggtcaggctcgctgacttggttgacacatgtcatcgattcccaattgtgcagatcgatgctcctgctgttgatcactggattgtctggtccaaactaaattatctacaaaccgccgccatattgctggaatattgctcagtgcgacataaaactaaactcactaaattaaactgaaattatttgtcattataatttGATCTATTTTTATaacatatgtttgcaaaataaaaaaaacccaagcaAATGAAAGTTTTCGTCCACGAGcaagattagtcgaattaagaccgcaATGAGTTTATTGTTTGTCAAGATACTTATAAtctcattttcattcatttacaacctctaaGACTAATAATAAAAAAGACTAATAATAATATACAAAAACTATACATTTTGAGAGGaggtgcagattcttgtacttgttaaaaattagcggaattaagtcaaaatgagttgaattttgtgccatgatacttataaatatatcctaaATCATTTACAACTtcaaaaacacaggaaaagatgtattttgaagtaaaattaattattctggcattttgtgaaaaatcgcgctgaattcgcaaaattaagtcaaaatcagttcaattttgtgtcatgatactcataaaggcTGTAAAAGGAAAGTAAAGTTAAAGGAAatagtctcgcccatgggcgaaacacatccacttttaatataaagtattgaattgtataataatcttgctcctggccaatacgacattgtcttttgttggttacccagccacgttggcatttctgggaacacactggctgaccttgctgctaaagcagcactcaacaaatctgtgacgccactgcatatttttcccacgacaagaaaatATTAGAATCATCCagaaataacgatccatcaattgaatcgtttaaatcGTTAAAACGTTTGCTAAACTTTTTATCTTTGTACTAATATATGTGGCTgccaaaatactgccttgtgggacaccttgatcctgattataatggttaggcagggttgaacccactcggacttgaaattgcctgtcttgtaaaaGCTATATAgctataaaaagaggcaaacggcatCTCAACTCAAAATCAtgtagatccttcaaaatgccatgcttccaggttgtatcataatttttctcaagatcaaagaaaattgatactgtatgttgtttatttacaacggcatttttaacaaaggattccaaacgtaccagatggtcaatggtactatgttttttcctgaaaccatcaaaaccatcTCCTGTTGTGAAGACGACCAACACAAAGCTAGGTAAATCAGATCGTGTACCGAAGGATCAGCGTGATC
The window above is part of the Haliotis asinina isolate JCU_RB_2024 chromosome 1, JCU_Hal_asi_v2, whole genome shotgun sequence genome. Proteins encoded here:
- the LOC137272031 gene encoding mucin-2-like, with the protein product MSTITTVYIPTPTYTVTFMSTIITVYILTPTYTVTIIYTITTVYIPTPTYTVTIIYTITTVYIPTPTYTVTIIYTITTVYIPTPTYTVTIIYTITTVYIPTPTYTVTIIYIITTVYIPTPTYTVTIIYTITTVYIPTPTYTVTIIYTIILSYIPTRTYTVTIMYTITTVYIPTPTYTVTIIYTIILSYIPTPTYTVTIIYTITTVYIPTPTYTVTIIYTITTVYIPTPTYTVTIIYTITTVYIPTPTYTVTIIYTITTVYIPTPTYTVTIIYTITTVYIPTPTYTVTIIYTITTVYIPTPTYTVTIIYTITTVYIPNPTYTVTIIYTITTVYIPTPTYTVTIIYTITTVYIPTPTYTVTIIYTITTVYIPTPTYTVTIIYTITTVYIPTPTYTVTTIYTITTVYIPTPTYTVTIIYTITTVYIPTPTYTVTIIYTIILSYIFTLVCSHHRLHPHPNLHCHHHLHHHPQLHLHTRLLSPPSTSPPQPTLSPSSTPSSSATSSHSSALTTVYIPTPTYTVTIIYTIILSYIFTLVCSHHRLHPHPNLHCHHHLHHHPQLHLHTRLLSPLSTLTTSSTFSPSSTSSSSSTLSPSSTPSSSATSSHSSALTTVYTNNIVYVLTFIYILILIYTVTIIYTIILMHIPIPNPIYIPTLVYTTTLIYTITQIYPITLNIMRMFHAENITQDLVSTKILT